From Leguminivora glycinivorella isolate SPB_JAAS2020 unplaced genomic scaffold, LegGlyc_1.1 Scaffold12, whole genome shotgun sequence, a single genomic window includes:
- the LOC125242203 gene encoding uncharacterized protein LOC125242203, translated as MDHHHHRNHRHSQARPRHNRACNYQPQPSSSPFNWTEQCEDAFKNLKITITTTTTTKMDNKKIERQYIEVAMSKPSAVGASPAQHRPPATPHRSATAPSQHRGPSATPQVRTAAPRRTWWHRVPHPPQPSAQTAEQGKI; from the coding sequence ATGGACCACCACCACCACAGAAACCATCGCCACAGCCAAGCACGTCCTCGCCACAACCGCGCATGTAATTACCAGCCGCAACCGTCATCGTCGCCATTCAATTGGACTGAACAATGCGAAGACGCGttcaaaaatctaaaaataaccaTCACAACCACTACCACCACAAAGATGGACAATAAGAAGATCGAGCGGCAATATATTGAAGTGGCCATGAGTAAGCCGAGCGCCGTCGGAGCCAGCCCAGCGCAACATCGTCCACCAGCTACTCCGCACCGCAGCGCCACGGCCCCTTCGCAGCACCGCGGTCCCTCCGCAACGCCACAGGTTCGCACCGCAGCACCACGACGCACTTGGTGGCACCGCGTGCCACACCCGCCCCAGCCCAGCGCACAAACAGCGGAACAGGGTAAAATATAA